Within Enterobacter sp. RHBSTW-00175, the genomic segment CGACCAGCTCAAACGCTGTGACGCGGTGTTGAGCGGTTATCTGGGCTCAGCAGAGCAGGGCGAACATATTCTTGGTATCGTGCGTCAGGTGAAGGCGGCGAACCCTGCGGCGAAATTCTTCTGCGATCCGGTAATGGGGCACCCTGAGAAGGGCTGCATCGTGGCGCCTGGCGTGGCTGAGTTTCACGTACGACACGCGCTGCCCGCGAGCGACATCATTGCACCAAACCTGATTGAGCTGGAGATCCTTTGCGAGCATCCTGTGAACAGCGTAGAAGAGGCTGTGAGCGCCTCTCGCGAGCTGATTGCGCAAGGACCTGAAATTGTACTGGTGAAGCACCTGGCCCGCGCAGGGCTGAGCCGTGACCGTTTTGAGATGCTACTGGTGACGAAAGACGAAGCCTGGCATATTAGCCGTCCACTGGTTGATTTTGGCGTGCGTCAGCCGGTTGGGGTTGGCGATGTGACCAGCGGCCTGCTGTTGGTGAAATTGCTGCAAGGCGCAACGCTTCGCGATGCCCTGGAGCATGTAACTGCCGCGGTGTATGAAATTATGACGGCGACGAAAAATATGCAGGAGTATGAGTTGCAGGTGGTTGCGGCACAGGATCGTATCGCGAAGCCGGAGCACTATTTCAGCGCAACGCAGCTTTAGACACCGCCCGGCGGCGCTACGCTTGCACGGGCCTACGGAATTTGTAGGCCGGGTAAGCGTCAGCGCCACCCGGCAACACAGGCCGTTCGGTTAATTCAAACCTTCCGCTTTTAGCGCCGCAGCGACCGCAGGGCGCGCCGCCATCCGCTCCATATACGATGCAATATGATCTAACCCTTCCAGGTTCAGCTTAACCGCACGCGCCCAGCGCAGGACGGTAAACAGATAGGCATCTGCAATGGTGAAACGCGGGCCACAAATCCACTGATCGTCTTTCAGCGACTCATTAATGTACTGAAGTTTTTTCTCCAGCAGGGCACGCACGGTAGGTTTGTACTCTTCCGGTGTGTCCGGGCGGAACAGCGGCGTAAAGCCTTTGTGCAGCTCGGTCGCGATATAGTTCATCCACTCCAGCGTC encodes:
- the gstA gene encoding glutathione transferase GstA — encoded protein: MKLFYKPGACSLASHITLRESGKDFTLDGVDLMKKRLENGDDFFAINPKGQVPALLLDDGTLLTEGVAIMQFLADNVPDRQLLAPTGSISRYKTLEWMNYIATELHKGFTPLFRPDTPEEYKPTVRALLEKKLQYINESLKDDQWICGPRFTIADAYLFTVLRWARAVKLNLEGLDHIASYMERMAARPAVAAALKAEGLN
- the pdxY gene encoding pyridoxal kinase PdxY, whose amino-acid sequence is MKNILAIQSHVVFGHAGNSAAEFPMRRLGANVWPLNTVQFSNHTQYGKWTGCVMPPSHLTEIVQGIADIDQLKRCDAVLSGYLGSAEQGEHILGIVRQVKAANPAAKFFCDPVMGHPEKGCIVAPGVAEFHVRHALPASDIIAPNLIELEILCEHPVNSVEEAVSASRELIAQGPEIVLVKHLARAGLSRDRFEMLLVTKDEAWHISRPLVDFGVRQPVGVGDVTSGLLLVKLLQGATLRDALEHVTAAVYEIMTATKNMQEYELQVVAAQDRIAKPEHYFSATQL